A genomic window from Pecten maximus chromosome 6, xPecMax1.1, whole genome shotgun sequence includes:
- the LOC117329768 gene encoding E3 SUMO-protein ligase RanBP2-like isoform X2 yields the protein MSTPGDGVPRSDFHPRKCSLVYQSDGCIQVSLIPRTLNSPLLRNSEVLPGIGAKTDSPNLTPFTDFASLAKSSPQGGMFRPTSTSVPKSPMTSPVKSPGRHDDDVVEEYEPKVDFKPIIDLPDLVEVKTGEEEEEKLFGERAKLYRYDPETNQWKERGIGEMKLLRHRNTKQVRVLMRREQVLKLCANHKLTTAMKLVPMANSDRAWCWTAMDYAEGELKTERLAVRFKNPDQAQLFKQAFEECQEEIQKQEQKAPSSPVKEEKKEKQGTKDQMSLAEMFKPAAGSWECNACYVSNKSDAQKCVACSTRKPGTKPPSVATTKTKAASNQATTGQSLMELFKPEEGSWDCDGCYVNNKANVQKCVACQALKPGLKPSDIKPSSGTTSGGLSGFKFGTAPGGGFTFGTPPAESTTETKTTPSVSKPGAVGKADQITPSVPKPGAVGKADQTKPSVKPEDVKPAASASVSVGPSGFTFGGPATGGFKFGMPPAASTKDTKSTPVASAGEPTSAGFTFGQTTAFSFKKTETATSTSSSSTSANGTGFKFNMASLVSSTTQPSSTTTTSATPSSTTGKTTPGIGSGIAPVTSTTKTTTFGAPQGGFNFSLGKTSTENSPQASTETTSAPAALKFTTPTADTKSSGFSFKTTAEPKTPESKQSAISSGFQFTFTPSGAQGKSPGVTSPKSPEASEYYQNKEGEDDHIHFEPIVSLPDAVPIVTGEENDEVLYEHRAKLYRFDKQEWKERGLGNVKILYNSDTEKCRLLMRREQILKVCCHHYITPDLELKPMPKTDGKALVWFAMDFSDETPGMEHFSIRFKSAEIASKFADAFDTAREKSKDEGAKDSPAANVVKSPETKSTLDPVKPDEVVFVREEKATEEQIAQARKYMLPDHFYLYLSCKPCPGCRGCTDSMPGDSPSQNTGGGSAGSGLFSDLGTGKVFGAASTTKASSPGQVFGTKPTSQTSDGIFNTPTTGGLFGSQPSTKAPSSGGLFGSLPTTTASSTGGLFGSLPTTTASSTGGLFGSLTTTTASSTGGLFGSLTTTTASSTGGLFGSLTTTTASSSGGLFGSLATSTPSSTGGGSLATSTPSSTGGGSLTTTTASSTGGLFGSLATSTPSSTGGGSLATSTPSSTGGLFGSLTTTTSSSTGGLFGSSLPTTSTPSTKGLFGSTPQTSLFGTKPATTVSESASTPQSSADDHTVSPGGTVFGGQTSSAGQFSFSQIASQSGSENAFKKDESKPFSWSGAGKQLFGTKGQGGGAQEGDEDDEVVESHDPHFEPIVALPDLVEIKTGEEDFDALFSIRAKLYRFDKDINQWKEKGVGEMKILEQHQTGKIRLLLRREQIYKLACNHWLTPDLSFKPMATSETAWCWTTQDYSEEEPRMEQLAVKFKNQEIATQFKELIDKCQAKLREMPQSTHEDKMPIQVSEVTSEASDAVISQPTEEDDEEEEEEDDEDEDDDDDDDDEMILFEKRATLYTKDGTWKILGMGQLKVLYDEDVNGNRIAMETDDKETVCNHLLTKESVLKINKKQRNCEWSPIDFSTDDPVRREFRAQFSSETVLDEFERFFKQGQTLAVDSDLSERHMMTTYPREIVYPEVHAHSAGTED from the exons ATGTCAACCCCAGGCGATGGCGTCCCTCGGTCAGACTTCCACCCCCGGAAATGTTCCCTTGTTTACCAGTCTGATGGCTGCATCCAAGTCTCCCTGATACCTCGGACACTCAACAGCCCTCTCTTACGTAATTCTGAGGTTCTGCCCGGGATCGGTGCTAAGACAGATTCCCCGAATCTGACTCCATTCACGGACTTTGCCAGTCTGGCTAAATCCTCCCCACAGGGGGGCATGTTTCGACCTACGAGTACATCCGTACCAAAATCTCCTATGACTAGTCCGGTAAAATCCCCAGGCCGACACGACGATGACGTGGTGGAAGAGTATGAACCAAAAGTAGACTTCAAACCAATTATCGATCTCCCAGACTTGGTCGAG GTCAAAACTGGAGAAGAAGAGGAGGAAAAGCTATTTGGAGAGCGTGCCAAACTTTACCGCTATGACCCAGAAACTAACCAATGGAAGGAGAGAGGCATCGGAGAGATGAAGCTTCTCAGACATCGCAACACCAAGCAGGTACGAGTGTTGATGAGGCGAGAACAGGTCCTGAAGCTGTGTGCCAATCACAAGCTCACCACAGCCATGAAGCTGGTTCCCATGGCGAACTCCGACAGAGCGTGGTGCTGGACAGCCATGGATTACGCTGAAGGCGAGCTGAAGACCGAACGTCTTGCAGTCAGGTTTAAGAATCCTGATCAAGCACAGCTATTCAAACAGGCATTCGAGGAATGTCAGGAGGAAATTCAGAAACAGGAGCAGAAAGCTCCTTCTTCTCCAGTTAAAGAAgagaaaaaggaaaaacaagGTACCAAGGATCAAATGTCATTGGCAGAGATGTTTAAACCTGCAGCAGGTAGCTGGGAGTGCAACGCCTGTTATGTATCAAACAAGTCTGATGCCCAGAAGTGTGTAGCATGCAGTACGCGAAAACCTGGAACAAAGCCGCCATCTGTGGCAACAACTAAAACCAAGGCGGCTTCAAATCAGGCCACAACCGGGCAGTCACTCATGGAACTTTTTAAACCCGAGGAGGGAAGCTGGGATTGTGATGGATGTTACGTCAATAACAAAGCTAACGTACAGAAATGTGTGGCATGTCAGGCACTGAAACCGGGACTCAAACCGTCAGACATAAAGCCATCGTCTGGTACCACAAGTGGTGGCCTGAGTGGCTTCAAATTTGGAACAGCACCAGGTGGTGGCTTCACATTTGGAACGCCTCCTGCTGAATCGACCACAGAAACGAAAACAACGCCAAGTGTATCGAAGCCAGGGGCTGTCGGAAAAGCTGACCAAATAACGCCAAGTGTACCGAAGCCAGGGGCTGTCGGAAAAGCTGACCAAACAAAGCCAAGTGTTAAACCAGAGGATGTCAAACCTGCGGCCTCAGCCTCAGTCTCTGTAGGACCATCTGGTTTCACCTTTGGTGGACCAGCCACCGGTGGCTTTAAGTTCGGAATGCCACCAGCAGCATCTACAAAGGATACCAAATCTACCCCAGTTGCGTCCGCAGGAGAGCCAACTTCGGCTGGCTTTACGTTTGGGCAGACTACGGCTTTCAGCTTCAAGAAGACAGAGACTGCTACATCAACCAGTAGTTCCTCTACCTCGGCAAATGGTACAG GGTTTAAGTTTAACATGGCCTCCCTAGTTTCCAGTACAACTCAGCCTAGCAGTACAACCACTACCTCCGCTACACCTTCATCTACTACAGGCAAAACAACCCCGGGCATTGGTTCGGGCATAGCACCAGTAACATCAACGACAAAAACTACCACATTTGGTGCTCCTCAAGGAGGTTTCAATTTCAGTTTGGGTAAAACCAGTACAGAGAACTCTCCGCAGGCATCTACTGAAACAACCTCGGCCCCGGCCGCTTTAAAATTTACAACACCAACAGCTGACACCAAGTCCTCTGGGTTCTCCTTTAAAACCACAGCAGAGCCTAAAACACCAGAGTCAAAGCAGTCGGCCATATCATCTGGATTCCAGTTTACATTCACTCCTTCTGGAGCGCAGGGGAAATCTCCCGGAGTAACCTCCCCTAAGTCTCCAGAGGCCAGTGAATATTATCAAAACAAGGAAGGTGAGGATGACCACATACATTTTGAACCAATCGTGTCGCTTCCTGACGCTGTTCCTATAGTAACGGGAGAGGAGAACGATGAAGTATTGTACGAGCATCGTGCCAAGTTGTACCGCTTTGACAAGCAGGAATGGAAGGAACGTGGACTAGGTAATGTCAAGATTCTTTACAACAGCGACACTGAGAAATGTCGTCTGCTGATGCGACGGGAACAGATTCTCAAAGTGTGCTGtcaccattacatcacaccggATCTCGAGCTCAAACCCATGCCCAAGACGGACGGCAAGGCCCTTGTCTGGTTTGCTATGGACTTCTCTGATGAAACACCAGGCATGGAGCACTTCTCCATCCGGTTCAAGTCTGCGGAAATTGCCAGCAAGTTTGCTGATGCATTTGACACAGCTCGGGAAAAGTCTAAAGACGAAGGGGCAAAGGACTCGCCAGCTGCCAATGTAGTCAAGTCACCAGAGACTAAGAGTACCTTGGACCCAGTTAAACCTGACGAGGTGGTGTTTGTTCGTGAGGAGAAAGCCACAGAGGAACAAATTGCCCAAGCCAGGAAATATATGTTACCTGACCATTTCTACCTGTACCTGTCCTGTAAACCATGTCCTGGGTGTCGAGGCTGCACAGACAGCATGCCAGGGGATTCACCAAGTCAAAACACAG GTGGAGGAAGTGCAGGATCTGGACTTTTTAGTGACCTTGGGACCGGTAAAGTGTTTGGTGCTGCTTCGACAACTAAAGCTTCTTCTCCTGGCCAAGTATTTGGGACAAAACCTACTTCTCAAACATCTGATGGAATATTTAATACCCCTACCACTGGAGGCCTGTTTGGTTCTCAGCCATCTACGAAGGCCCCTTCCTCGGGCGGACTGTTTGGTTCTCTGCCAACTACAACTGCCTCTTCAACTGGTGGACTGTTTGGTTCTCTGCCAACTACAACTGCCTCTTCAACTGGTGGTCTGTTCGGTTCATTAACAACTACAACTGCGTCTTCAACTGGCGGACTATTTGGTTCTCTAACAACTACAACTGCATCTTCGACTGGTGGTCTGTTCGGTTCTCTTACGACTACAACTGCATCTTCGAGTGGCGGTCTGTTTGGTTCTCTTGCGACTTCAACTCCATCTTCGACTGGCGGTGGTTCTCTTGCGACTTCAACTCCATCTTCGACTGGCGGTGGTTCTCTTACGACTACAACTGCATCTTCGACTGGCGGTCTGTTTGGTTCTCTTGCGACTTCAACTCCATCTTCGACTGGCGGTGGTTCTCTTGCGACTTCAACTCCATCTTCGACTGGAGGTCTGTTCGGTTCTCTAACGACAACAACTTCCTCTTCCACTGGGGGTCTGTTTGGATCTTCACTACCAACTACTTCAACTCCCTCCACTAAGGGATTATTTGGTTCTACACCTCAAACTTCACTATTTGGCACCAAACCTGCAACAACTGTATCAGAATCTGCCAGTACTCCACAGAGCAGTGCTGATGACCACACGGTCAGTCCGGGAGGGACTGTCTTTGGGGGTCAGACGAGCTCTGCAGGACAATTTTCATTCTCACAGATAGCCTCACAAAGTGGCTCAGAGAATGCCTTCAAAAAAG ATGAAAGCAAGCCATTCAGCTGGTCGGGAGCAGGCAAACAGCTGTTTGGTACCAAGGGCCAAGGTGGAGGGGCACAAGAAGGAGACGAGGACGATGAAGTTGTGGAAAGTCACGACCCACATTTTGAGCCAATTGTTGCCCTCCCCGACCTTGTTGAGATTAAAACAG GTGAAGAAGATTTTGACGCCCTGTTCAGTATACGGGCCAAGCTCTACCGATTTGACAAGGATATTAATCAGTGGAAGGAGAAGGGAGTCGGTGAAATGAAGATCCTTGAACAGCATCAAACAG GAAAGATACGGCTATTACTGCGCCGTGAACAGATCTACAAGCTGGCCTGTAACCACTGGCTGACCCCTGACCTCAGCTTTAAGCCAATGGCTACGTCAGAGACCGCATGGTGCTGGACAACACAGGACTACAGTGAAGAAGAGCCTCGTATGGAACAGCTGGCTGTCAAGTTCAAG AACCAAGAAATAGCCACCCAGTTTAAGGAGCTGATTGATAAGTGTCAAGCAAAGTTGAGAGAGATGCCACAGTCTACTCATG AGGATAAGATGCCAATCCAAGTCTCTGAGGTAACGTCTGAGGCCAGTGATGCAGTCATCTCTCAACCTACAGAAGAAGACGAtgaggaggaagaggaggaggatgatgaggatgaagatgatgacgatgacgacgatgatgagATGATCTTGTTTGAAAAAAGAGCAACATTGTATACAAAAGATGGAACATGGAAG ATTCTGGGGATGGGGCAGCTGAAGGTGCTGTATGATGAAGATGTAAATGGCAACAGAATCGCCATGGAAACGGACGACAAAGAGACTGTGTGCAATCATTTATTAACCAAAGAATCCGTATTGAAAAT CAACAAGAAACAGAGGAATTGTGAGTGGTCTCCCATTGATTTCTCCACGGACGATCCGGTGCGACGAGAATTCCGTGCTCAGTTCAGTTCAGAGACAGTTCTAGATGAATTTGAACGATTCTTCAAGCAG GGCCAAACACTCGCAGTCGATTCCGACCTCTCGGAGAGGCACATGATGACGACATATCCACGGGAAATTGTTTACCCGGAAGTCCATGCACATAGTGCTGGCACAGAGGACTGA